The Microbacterium amylolyticum genome includes the window CTGCGTGGGACGATGAGCGTCACCTGCACGCCGGCATCAGCAGCTTCGGTCTCAGCGGCACCAACTGCCATCTCATCGTGCGCAGCGCCGACGCCGTTGCTCCTGGTGCGAGTCGTCAGGGCGTCTCGCGCGTGCTGCCGCTCAGCGCCCAGGATGATCTGGCGCTCGGTCGGCTCGCGCAGCGGTATGTCGCCTTCCTCGAGTCGGCCACGATCGATGCCGACGACATGGTCTACACCGCGGGCGTGGGGCGCACGCATCATTCCGTGCGGGCGGGGATCGTGTTTGACGATCACGATGAGCTACTCGATGCCCTGCGCTGCCTCTCGAACGGCTACGCTCACCCCGCCGTCAGTCGGGGAAGCTGCCGTGTCGTCCTGCGCACGCAGCGGGGGGCCCGTGACGGCGATCTCACCGAGGCTGAGCATGAGGCCCTCACGCGGCGCGCCGATTCGCTCGCTGCCCAACACAGTGAGGCGGCAGATCGCGAAACGGCCACAGCATTGGCCGAGGCCTATGCTCGCGGCGGCGACGTCGATTTCAGGCGCGCACATGCCGTATCGCGCCGCCGCATCGCCTTGCCCACCTACCCCTTCGAAGACATCCACTGCTGGGTTCCGAGAGCAGCTAGGACATCGGCTATGGCAAGCATCGTGAACAACAGCATCCTGGTCTCTGCGGGGCGCGCCGTCGCGGTGCATCGATTGGATGCACGCGAGCACTGGCTGCTGTCAGACCACCGTGTTCAGGGTGTGAGCGTGCTTCCTGGCACGGGGCTCATCGACCTCGTGCTGTCAGCGGCCAGCGCGCTGAGCGCGAAAGCGGCGCCCGTGCGGATCCGACGGATGGTGTTCGAAGAACCCGTGACGGTCGAAGACGCTGAGCCGCGCGAGCTGCACATTCATCTCGACGAGCGCGAGGTCGATGCGCATGAGCATGAATACGACGTGCGCATCGTCTCGCGCGGCGACACCGGCGAATGGACGACGCACGTGCGCGCAGAGCTCGAGGTCACCTCGCACGCCGAGACTCCGGAGGCACTGGATCTCGCAGCGATCAGGGATCGACTCTCGGTCGAGGTAGATCTCGACGATGATCGTGACGTGGATCGCGGGCTCGTCTTGGGCTCACGCTGGACTGACGGCCCGCGTTCGGGCAGGACGAACGCGACGGCGACCGAGTATCTTTTCGATTTTGCTCTGCCGCCGCAGAACGCGCATGAGATCGATGAGCATCTGCTTCATCCGGCACTGTTGGATCTGCTCGTGAACGCGACGAACAACCTGACAGAAGACGCAGCCCTCTACCTGCCGTTCTCATACGGTGAGTTGCAGGTGTACGGCAGGCTTCCTGCGCGAGCGTTTGCACATTTCATCCACCGTCCGGAGTCGGTCGAGAATCGGATGCACGTCTTCGACGTCATCGTCACGGACGCAGCCGGAACGATCGTGCTCACCGCCGAGCGTTACTGCATCACAGCCGTTCGCGACCAGCGCGACGACGGTTACGGCCACCTCACGGTGGCGAAGCGAATTGACGCGGCCGAGGTCAGCACAGCCACACCTGGTGGTCGTGCGCTTGTTATCGGCAGGGTCAGCGCCACCAGTGACGCGCTCGTCGCCGAACTTGAGCGGCGCGGAATGGCTGTCACCCGGGTGCTGGATCCTTTGGACGCCGAAGACGTCGCCACCGATGCGCAGTTCGCGCTCGGCTACTTCGTTCCCCTCGCCGATGAGCGCGCTGTTGCGGATGCTTCGCGCGGTGCCATCACAGCCGGTCTCGACGTGCTCGATCTCATCGCCACGCGCCGCGTCGGCTTTGAACATGGGCTTGCGATCATCACACGCGGTGCGTATGAGATTGACCCAGCTGCCGACGACGCGAGCCCCGGCCACGCCGCCGTCGGCGGTCTCTTCGACGTTGCCGCCACCGAGTTCCGTGAGCTGGGGATCCGCCTCATCGACATTGACTCTGCGAGCGAAGCGGTTCTGCTGGTAGACGAGATGCTCAGTCCAAAACGTCCGCGTGCTGTGGCATATCGCGGCGGCATCGCCCACGTCACCGATCTGCGCCCAGCACCCATTCCCCTGATTGAGCGTGAGAGCCACGGCGAGGGAGCGGTAATCGTGTCGGGCGGAACCGGCGCTCTTGGACGCGAAGCGGCGCTCGCGTTCAAGGCAGATGGCTACGACTCGGTCGTCGTGTTCGGCTCCTCCGTGACTGATACCCCTCGTTCTGATGAGCTGTTGGAGGCGAGCGGCATCGTTGTCGAACGCTTCGATATCGCCGATGAGGCTCGCACTCGCGAGGTCGTCGCTGAGGTCCGTGAGCGGTACGGCAGTATCACGGGGGTAGTGCACGTGGCGGGTCGACCCGGTGCAGGCTATTTGCACACGAAGACCAGAGACCAGTTTGAATCGGTTTTCGCGCCCAAGGCGATCGGCGGGTTGAATCTGCACGCGGCGACCGCTGAGGACGAACTTGACTTCTTCGTGCTCTTCTCCAGCATCGCAGCGCTGACCGCTGATATCGGGCAGTCCGACTATACGGCTGCGAACAGGTCTCTCGACGCTCTCGCGCGCCATCGCGCACGTCATGGAATGCCTGCTGTGAGCGTGCAGTGGCCGGCCTGGCGCGAGGTCGGTATGGCGCACCGACTCGGTGCCGTCGACGAGCAGGATCGTTTCGTGCCACTCGACCCAGACGTCGGCATCGATCTGCTGCGGCGGCTCATCAACTGGCGCGATGCGCCCGCGGTGATCATGCCGGGCACGTTGCAGTCGGTGCGCACCTCGACATCGTCGACGGCCACACAGCCGCGAAGCGAAGATGTTCGACTCCTGGGCTTGGCGCATGTTGATGACATCGACCGCGCGGTCGCTGCTATCTGGGCAGAATGTCTCGGCGTCGACGAACTCGACGCTCATGAGGACTTCGAGCAGCTCGGGGGCAATTCGCTCATCAGCTCGCAGATGATGCGCATCTTTGACGAGCGCTTCCCCGGAGCGCTCGACATCACTGATCTTTTCCGCTACACGACGGTGTCCGCGCAGGCCGAGGTGCTGCGAGAGCGCACCGCTGGCTCCGCAACACCTTCCGCAGACGATCAAGACGATCTCGACGCTCTGCTCGACCGCATCGAACGCGGCGAGTTGAGCATCGAGGAATCGCCCGGGCTCATCTAGAAAGCGAATGCCATGCAAAACGTCCGAGAATTCATCCTTGCCCAGCACGTCGCGAAGAATATCGATCGCGCGCAGACCAAAAAGCTCCTCCGGGAGATATCGGATGCGGCGGTTCGGGAAGATATCGCGATCATCGGGCTGGCGGGACGCTTCGCATCCGCAGGCGACGAAGAGCAGTACTGGGACAGCCTCGTCGAGGGGGCGAACTGTTTGCGTGACTTCCCTCAGCTGCGTAAAGACGACCAGCGCGAGATCCTTCGAAATCCCGCACATGCCGAGCTTCTGCTTGGTGCGCCCGTGGCTGAGGCCGATCTCGATCGGATCTATGACCTGAGTGGATACATGGACCGCATCGACACTTTCGACGCTGGGTTCTTCTCGATCCCGCCGCTGGAGGCGGACTACATGGACCCGCATCAGCGGGTCGCTCTCGAGATCGCCTACGAGGCGATGGAGAACGCCGGATACGGCGGCGAGGCTATGCGCGGGAGCAGAACAGGAGTTTTCGTCGGGCGAGACCAGACGAACTACTCCTACTACAAGATGTTCTCTGAACGCAGCCCCATGCAGTTGTCTGGCTCATGGGAAGGCATGGTCGCAAGTCGCATTTCATACCTGTTCGACTTCACCGGTCCGTCCATGATGACCGATACAGCCTGTTCTGCGGGCGCGGTGTGCATTCATCAGGCGATCCAGTCCCTGACTCTGGGGGAGTGCGATGTCGCCCTCGCGGGTGGCATCAACCTGTCGTCGGGCGGCGAGGTTCGCCCCGAGCACATCAACGGCGCTTCCATGGACAACGTCGTATCCAGTGCCAGTACTGTTCGTACCTTCGATGCGCGCGCGGATGGCACGCTCTGGGGCGAGGGAGCGGGCATCGTCGTGCTCAAGCCACTGGCGCGTGCACTAGCCGACGGAGACCACATTCGAGCCGTCATCAAAGGCACGGCCATCAACAACGACGGCACTTCGAACAGCATCACGGCGCCGAACGCTCTCATGCAGGAACGTGTGATCCTCGATGCCTGGTCCCGCGCCAGCGTGGATCCCGAGACGATCAGCTATATCGAAGCGCACGGTACCGGTACCGTGCTCGGTGACCCCATCGAGGCGAAGGGCCTGACGAACGCCTTCCGCCGCCACACTCAGGCGCGTCAGTTCTGCGGAATCGGCTCGCTCAAGACGTCAATGGGGCACATGGTCGCGGCATCCGGCGTCGCGGCCGTGACGAAGGTCGTCAAGATGCTCGAAGCAGGCCAGCTGGCGCCGTCGGCCAATTTCGCATCGCCGAACCCCTACATCGACTTCACGGGAAGTCCGCTGTACGTCAACGACCGGCTGTCGGAATGGGAGCCCGTCGATGGGGTCCGCCGTGCCGGGGTGAGCTCATTCGGCTTCATCCGCACCAACGCTCACATGGTGCTGGAAGAAGCGCCGGCGTATCGTCCTTCTGAGCCCGCGCACAGCGCATCGCTGTTCACCCTCAGCGCGAAGACGCCGACTGCGCTTCGCCAACTTGTCGATCGTTTCGCGCGGACACTCGAAAACACCCCGTTCAGCCTCAACGACATCTGTGCGACCGTGAACCTCGGGCGCGGGCACTACGAGCATCGTCTGCTCATCGTCGCCCGTTCGATCGAAGAGATCCGCGACCGCCTGCGCGAGGTGTACAGCGATGGCATCGCCTCGCGGCCTGCTCGAGCTGTGTTTGCCGGTTCGCATGCGCTGGTGAGTGCGAAAAAGCGCGATCGCGAACCGGGTGAGCTGACGGCAGAAGAGCGCCGGAGCATCACGGCGGATGCCGCGACGGCACTGGGCGACTATCTGCGTGACGGCGATGTTCGCCACCTCGAGCGGCTCGGACAATGCTATGTCGCCGGAGCGCAGGTCGACTTCGCCGAGTTCTATCCGCGCGAAAGCCGTCGGCGTGTGCCGCTGCCGACCTATCCTTATGCCCCCGACCGGCACTGGGCACCGATTCTGACGTCGCGGGTGCAACTGCAGGGCCCCGCCACCTCCTTCAGCCACCCCATTCTCGGCACGATCGTTTCATCAGAGGCCGACGAGATCGTCTTCACCAGCACGATGTCACCGCGAACGCACTGGGTGCTCGATGACCACCGCATCAACCGCACAGCGGTCATTCCCGGCACGACCTACCTGGAGATGGCCAGAGCGGCCTATGCACACGTCACGGGTGCCGAGCACATGCGCCTCTCGCAGGTGTTCTTCCTCACCCCGCTTTCCCTCGACGAAGATGAGTCGGCCGTCGTGACGACGACGCTCACCCGCGATGGGAATGAATATGCGTTCCGTATCGCCGGCGCGCGAGACGGCGAATCGGTGCCGCTTGTGGAGGGTCGTATCGGCGCGTCAGACTCGACAGTGCAGCGGCGTGAGGTCGATCTCATCGCGATCGCAGCGGCCGCCGCCGAGGTGCATGATCCCTATGACGCCGAACCCGAGACCGACGTCTTTCAATTCGGGCCGCGGTGGGACTGCGTTCGCGCAGCCTGGATCGGTGAGACCGAGTCGACAGCGCGCATCCGCCTGCGTGATGGTGTGTCACGCGAGAGCGAGATCGCGCTTCACCCGGCCATGCTAGATCACGCCGTCAACCTCGTATCGCAGATGGGCGAGCACACCTACCTGCCGTATGTCTATAAAGAGCTCGTGCTGCATGGGCCGATGCCTGACGAGTTCCACTCCGTCATCACCAAGCGCCGCGGGGCCGATGGTGATGAGGTCATCACCTACGACGTCGATCTCGTCGATGCCGAGGGAAACGTGTTCGCACAGGTGCGCGACTACTCGGTCAAGCGGGTCGAGTGGAGCCGGTTCCAACTCGACAGTGCGCCGCGAAGCCTGGAGTTCTCATGGCGCGAGGTGCCGGATGCAGAGCAGGTAGCCGTATCCGAGGGGTCGTGGGTTCTCGTCATCGGTGATTCCCCGGCGGGCCGCCAGTGGGAGCAGACCTTCGAAGCAGTCGGCCGCGCCGTAGAGGTCGTGCGACTGACGGGAGATATCGAAGCGGATACGACGAGCTTTACTGCGGTGACGGATCGTGTAGCCGCGGGGGCGGAGGGCATCGTCTGGGCGTTTGACGGTGGCGATGGCCAGCAAGCAACCGATGCTCAGCAGCTGTTCTCATTCGTGCGCCACCTTGTCGACAGTCGAGTGCGACCGTCCGAGGGGCTGAAGATCGCGGTTCGCGACGCCTGGTCTTTCTCGGCGGATGACCGCGTTGCCCCGGCCGCGGCGGCTGCGGCGGCGCTAGGAATCGTGGTCGGACAGGAGCATGAGAACCTGCTGGTCGATGTCGTCTCTGCCGGGCGCGACGCCGATAACGCCGTGCTCGTCCGCGAGATCGTGGACGTTCATCGTGCCACGCCGCGAACGGTCGTCGGATCGCGCGTGCTCATCCGCCGCGCAGACTTCGCCGCAGGTCGCACGGTCGAAGACCACACGGTCACAGGCGCCACGATCGTCATCACCGGGGGAACGGGCGGTCTGGGCCTCGCTCTCGCCGAACGCTTCGCCGCTGCCGGTGCGGCACGGTTGTTGTTGTTGTCACGGCGAACCCCTGATGAGGCGACACGTGCGCGCATCGACGCAATCCCTGGAGCGCGGTGGTTCGGCGTTGACCTCGCCAGGGAAGATGACGTGCACGCATTCACCGAGTGGCTGCGAACCGAACAGATCGCGATCGATATCGTGCTGCACGCTGCTGGCATCGCCGGTGCTGGGTTCCTCGCCCGCAAGGAGGAAGCGGAGTTTGCCGCGGTTCTGGCCCCCAAGGTCTCGGGTGCTCACGCTGCCACCCAGCTGTTGACGGTGCCGGATCAGGGGCGAATCGTGTTCTTCTCGTCGATCACCTCACTGCTCGGTGGGCCGGGACAGGGCGACTACTGCGCCGCGAACGCCTATATGGACGGCCTCGCTGCAGATCTGCGCTCGCGCGGTGTGCACGCGGCATCCGTTCGTTGGCCAGCATGGTCGGGCGCGGGCATGGCCGTGGAGCATGGCGTCGACGATCAGGCGCCTGTGCGCTCGATCTCGCTGGACGACGGCTTTCAGTGGCTGCTGGGCGTGCTCGCAGAGCCCGCCGACGACATCGTGCCCTCGACGTTCGACACACGTGTGCTGGCAGACGAGGCGGCGGGCTTGCCCTTTGAGATCCCTGCCGAGGTCGCCGCGCAGATCGCCGCGAAGCCGGAGAACATCCCCTCCGGTGATGAGATCACGAGTGTGCAACTGACCGGGATCGCAGATCCCACCCCGGTGCAGGTCGCGGTGGGCTCGTGCTATGGGGCGGTTCTCGGCCTGTCGAAGATCGATGCCTTCGCATCTTTCCAGGAGCTCGGCGGCAACTCCCTGGTGACCACGCAGTTGCTGGGTGTGCTTGGCGAACGCTATCCGGGCGTCGTCGACATCGCTGATCTCTTCTCGTATTCCACGGTCGTCGACCTCGCTGACTTCATCGCTTCGTCGACCGGGCAGGAAGAGCCGGCAACCGAGAGCCCGCGCGATGACCTGCTCGGCGAAGTTCTCGCCGAGCTACGAGACGACGAGCTCAGCGCCATGTTCGCTAACGAGGGGGTAGCCAGCCATGAGTGAGACCGTGACGGATGCCCGCAAGGATCTGCTGCGCTACGTGCTGTTGGAGGCGAAGGAGCGTCGACTCGATGCCGACCGCGCCCGACAGTTCGTTGCATCGCTGGCTTCGTCGCGACCGGAGTCGACACCTATGGCCGTCGTCGGCATAGCCTGCCGATTCCCGGGTGGTGAGAGCAAAGAAGAATTCTGGGACGCACTGTCCGAAGGGCGTGAGTCGATCGGCGAGTTCCCTTCTGACCGTCTGGCGGATCTGCTGCGGGTTGACCCGGACGCAGCCGCGAATGTACGCCGCGGCGGATATCTCGCGGCCATCGACGAGTTCGATGCCGAGTACTTTGGGATCCCACCGCGTACGGCCCAGCAGATCGATCCCTACCATCGGGTGTTGATGCATGCGCTCATCGAGGCGATGGACGACGCCGGCCACCCGCGAGACCAGCTTCAGGGGACCCGAACGGGCGTGTTCGTCGGCAATGACCATACGCATCGTCTGATCACGTCGTATCTGCCATTTCTCGAGGAGACTGACTTTGGCGGCATCACCGGGTCGTGGACCGGTATCCTCGCCAGCAGGCTGTCTTATCACCTCAATTTGCGCGGTCCGGCACAGGTCATCGATACCGGATGCTCGTCGAGCCTCGTAGCGTTGGACGCTGCGATCAAGGCGATCTCGCAGGGCGACTGCGACACGGCCTTCGTCGCCGGCGCGAACCTCTTCCTCTCACCGTCGAGCATCGGCAACGAGACAGAATCCGATGGCAGCCGCGTGCGCCCCTTCGACGCCGCCGCCGACGGCACGGTCTGGAGCGAGGGCGTGGCGGCCGTGTACATCAAACCGCTTGACGCGGCGCAGCGCGATCGCGACCACATCTACGGTGTCATTCTGGGCAGCGCTGTCAACAACGATGGCAAGAGCAACGGTCTCACAGCCCCGAACGCCACCGCACAGCGTGATCTTCTTGTGCAGGCCTGGTCGCGCGCCAAAGTGGTGCCCGAGTCGATCGAGTACATCGAAGCGCACGGCACCGGCACCACGATCGGCGACCCGATCGAGCTGAAGGGGCTGGCAGCTGCCTTCGCGCAGTCGACCGATCGTCGACAGTTCTGCGGGATCGGATCGGTCAAGTCGAACATCGGGCACAGCGTCGGGGCAGCAGGGCTCGCGTCGCTCATCAAGACGCTTCTGATGATCGAGCGGGGTGTGATGACGCCGACGGTGAACTTCACCGCCCCCAATCCTCTAAGCGATCCCTCCGGCTCTCCCGTATACGTTGTCGATCGCACGACCGAGTGGGCGACACCGATCGCTGAACGACGCGCCGGAGTGAGCAGCTTCAGCCTGAGCGGAACGAACTGCCATGTGGTCCTGGCAGGTCACGAGCACAAGCGCGAGCGTGTAGCGCAGCGCGAGAACTATTTCCTGCCGCTCTCAGCACGCGATGAAGACCTGCTCGCACGCGCCGCGAGCGCACTGGAGAGCCGTCTGACCGCGAACAGCGAGCTGGCTATGGAAGACATTCTCTTCACCACCGTGCAGGGGCGCGAGCACCACGAGACCCGTGTTGTCGTGCATGCTCGTGACCGAGATGGGCTGCGAAGCGCGCTGCGCTCTGTCGCCGAGAGCCGAATCGACGAAGCAGTGCTGCGCCGCGGCGATGACGCCGTGGTCCGGTTCGATTCGACGAGCGCTCACGGTGCGCTGTCGCGATACCTCGCTGGCGGCGATCCGACGGCAGAAGAATTCTTCGCCACGGATGACGGCCGACGAATCCCGCTACCTCCGCAACCTCTTCGCCGCACGCGCGTGTGGGAGGAACGATCAGCTAGTGCTCCGACAGCCGTCCTCGCCGGACGCTCGGCCGCATCCGGTTCCGATCCGAAGAGCATCCTCGCCGACGCGCTACGCCGCGACGGCGACCCGCTCACGAACGCGATGCGCGCCGTATGGAGCGGCGTTCTCGGCTACGCACACATCGATGAATCAGCTGACTTCTTTGCACTGGGCGGAGACTCAATCACAGCGGTCAAACTCACGCAGCAGGCGAGTGCGGTTCTCGGTTCAGCGATCTCGGAGACTGCGATCTTGGAACAGCCGCAGCTGGCTGACTTCGTTCGCGCGCTGCATCAGGAAGGCAACTTCAGCCCGGAGACGCTGTCTGAGCGCGCAGCGCAAGAGTCGGTGAGCGGGGGAGAAAGCGAATCGATCGACCTTCCGATCACGCCGCAACAGCGCAGCATCTTCACCTCAGCGCAGTACTTCCATGACTCGGTGAACTACAACGTCTCGGGCATGCTCCTGGCCCCTGAGCCTCAGAATGTTTCCGCTCTGCAGGCGGCGCTGGACGCACTGATTGCCCGTCACCCTGCCCTTCGCACCTCGTTCCACCTGATCGATGGCACGCCAGTGCAGCGCGTGCATGCCACAGCATCCGTCCAGATCGACAGGCTCACCCTGGCTGACCCGGAGACGACCGACGAGCATGAGGCTGTCGCAGCCCAGGCGATGTCAGAGTGGGTGCGCCCGTTCGAGCTGACTCGGGCGCCGCTCATCAGAGTCGGCTATGCCGAGTTTGCCGACGGCACCAGCGGCGTGGCCATCGACATGCACCATCTCGTCACCGACGGAATGTCGATGGGCGTGCTCTTCCGCGATCTGCGCCACTTGCTTGACTCTGCGGCGCTGCCGGCGTTGCCCGACGCCGAACAGATCGCTCGTGATTCGGTATTTGCGCACACGGATGCCGCGATGATCGAGCACCGCGGCTACTGGCGTGAGCGTTTCTCGGATGGTGTGCCCGTTCTCGACCTCAACACAGACTTCCGTCGGCCGACGACGCTGTCGGTCGACGGAACGCAGCACGTGCGTGTGGTCGAGGATGACATGCTCGCCGCACTGACTGCCTGGGCACGCGCACGCGGTGTGACACTGACGGCGGTTTTGCTTGCCGCTTACCACCGCGTTCTGGCGATAGCCAGTGGACAAGAAGACATCGTGATCGGCATGCCTGTGACGGGCCGCACGGCACCGGGCTCCGACGATCTGGTCGGTATGTTCGTGAACACCGTCGCCGTCCGCATCGATACGAAAGAGAGCGACACGATCGCCGATGTGGTCTCGCGCACAGGCGAGCGTGTGCGCGAAGCCGTGGCGCACCAGAGTTTCCCGCTTGAGTCGCTTGCCGCCGCAGTGGACGCCCCGCGCCTGGCAGGCAGGCGCCCGATGTTCGACGTATACTTCGCGCATCAGAACATCGATATGGCGTTAGAGAACGACGGCGAGCGACAGGTGCCGTTCCACACGGGCACCGCCAAATTCGACATCACCCTGTCAGCACGCCCCGCCGCTGGCGGACTCGCGCTGGAGTGGGAGTACGCGACAGCACTGTTTCGCGCGGAGACGATCGAGCTCTACGCGGATCGCTTCGTCCATGTGCTGCGTCAGTTCATCGCATCCGACGCCTCTTCGTCACGTGATTCGCTGGAGCGCATGGATGCGCGTGAGCGCGATCTCATCCGCAGCTACGCGGTTTCGCCGGCGGTAGAACTGGACAAGCGTCAGCCGGAGGGCGTGTTCAGCAGGTTCCTTGACATGGCCGAACGTGACCCCGAGCGGGATGCGATCGTATACCGAGGACGACGCACAAGCTATGGCGAGCTTCGTGAGCGCATCGAGATTCTGCGCTGTGGCCTGCACGCACGAGGCGTGATGCCGGGTGATCGCGTTGCTATTCTCGTCGGGCGCGGCCCTGAGATGATGGCGGCCATGCTGGCTGTCTGCGCGGCCGGTGGCGTGTATGTGCCGTTGAACACCACTTTTCCCGATGAACGACTGCGCGGCATCCTGACGGACTCTGAAGCCCGTCTGGTGCTGTGCGATCAGGATCGTCGCGATGCGGCCGAGCGGGCAGCGCCAGCGGCAACAGCGGTGATCGACGTCGCCGAGTGCCGCGCGGCGGCGGATGCTCCACGCCCCGCCGTTCGTGAGACCTCGCCAGCCGATCCGCTGTACGTCATGTACACCTCTGGCACGACGGGGCGTCCGAAGGGAATTGTCATCCGTCAGGAGGGAATCCTGCGGGTCGTGGTGGACGCCTGGTATGCGCCCGTGCACGAGGACGACACCTTCCTCATGATCTCGGACTACTCATTC containing:
- a CDS encoding non-ribosomal peptide synthetase, producing MSETVTDARKDLLRYVLLEAKERRLDADRARQFVASLASSRPESTPMAVVGIACRFPGGESKEEFWDALSEGRESIGEFPSDRLADLLRVDPDAAANVRRGGYLAAIDEFDAEYFGIPPRTAQQIDPYHRVLMHALIEAMDDAGHPRDQLQGTRTGVFVGNDHTHRLITSYLPFLEETDFGGITGSWTGILASRLSYHLNLRGPAQVIDTGCSSSLVALDAAIKAISQGDCDTAFVAGANLFLSPSSIGNETESDGSRVRPFDAAADGTVWSEGVAAVYIKPLDAAQRDRDHIYGVILGSAVNNDGKSNGLTAPNATAQRDLLVQAWSRAKVVPESIEYIEAHGTGTTIGDPIELKGLAAAFAQSTDRRQFCGIGSVKSNIGHSVGAAGLASLIKTLLMIERGVMTPTVNFTAPNPLSDPSGSPVYVVDRTTEWATPIAERRAGVSSFSLSGTNCHVVLAGHEHKRERVAQRENYFLPLSARDEDLLARAASALESRLTANSELAMEDILFTTVQGREHHETRVVVHARDRDGLRSALRSVAESRIDEAVLRRGDDAVVRFDSTSAHGALSRYLAGGDPTAEEFFATDDGRRIPLPPQPLRRTRVWEERSASAPTAVLAGRSAASGSDPKSILADALRRDGDPLTNAMRAVWSGVLGYAHIDESADFFALGGDSITAVKLTQQASAVLGSAISETAILEQPQLADFVRALHQEGNFSPETLSERAAQESVSGGESESIDLPITPQQRSIFTSAQYFHDSVNYNVSGMLLAPEPQNVSALQAALDALIARHPALRTSFHLIDGTPVQRVHATASVQIDRLTLADPETTDEHEAVAAQAMSEWVRPFELTRAPLIRVGYAEFADGTSGVAIDMHHLVTDGMSMGVLFRDLRHLLDSAALPALPDAEQIARDSVFAHTDAAMIEHRGYWRERFSDGVPVLDLNTDFRRPTTLSVDGTQHVRVVEDDMLAALTAWARARGVTLTAVLLAAYHRVLAIASGQEDIVIGMPVTGRTAPGSDDLVGMFVNTVAVRIDTKESDTIADVVSRTGERVREAVAHQSFPLESLAAAVDAPRLAGRRPMFDVYFAHQNIDMALENDGERQVPFHTGTAKFDITLSARPAAGGLALEWEYATALFRAETIELYADRFVHVLRQFIASDASSSRDSLERMDARERDLIRSYAVSPAVELDKRQPEGVFSRFLDMAERDPERDAIVYRGRRTSYGELRERIEILRCGLHARGVMPGDRVAILVGRGPEMMAAMLAVCAAGGVYVPLNTTFPDERLRGILTDSEARLVLCDQDRRDAAERAAPAATAVIDVAECRAAADAPRPAVRETSPADPLYVMYTSGTTGRPKGIVIRQEGILRVVVDAWYAPVHEDDTFLMISDYSFDGSVYDLYGALLNGARVVIAEVETAADVPRLVELIDRECVTTFFITTALFNVLVEHDSQALGAVRRIIFGGETASYPHVQRACLTFTNTTFIHAYGPTETSVFATVTEVDAASSDPLPIGRPLDSTTIRVLDATGAPCPVGVEGELYVGGRGVADGYVNRPELQAEKFVSLPAAPGERLYRTGDLAVLGSDGCFYHRGRIDDQVKVRGFRIEPQEIARSACRAAGVTWAHAAVLARGGATPSLCLWFTGDVDGPTSVELRTHLRRELPDYMVPAFLTKVDEVPLTPNGKVDVAALAAREDVAPTPQPVEVSDVIADSLIDDIRSVWSDCLGVVVHDIDAVFYEAGGDSIKAIQVVAGLRDKGIEIEVADLLGDETIRTLADRFSDRSRSGGASVERVREVVQSTPLGVVTPSPAQQAYLDEEHNSGKLFTQSIRVRVDSSVPATAVRSALEQAVERHEALRTTLTARRTLRLRSTDQLVAPIVIDARADDIDDPIAAVQAAVDEQHGPLIAAGVEDDYIVFAAHHLSVDVVSWTVLLPEIVGTLSGESIDPVATRPIAQWSAEMAEKSARGQRRSELPYWRALAARATHEVELFTRGELRRDETVQGQHMIDGERATALFEAAQEHAGLGRDDVVVLVMARAAAQWGSRSQLLVAREGHGRDALGDAAEVSRTVGWFTTVYPQLVAVTTDAVADAKQLRRDIDELPAHGTGFRPLIQHDDLDDDDRSLLEAMRPQLRVNFLGTQEHSGGASSSVLEVEHLPAEMTVDAHYASDIWIDVVAELRTDALVVEVRLPANDPIAPAFSMALDSAFTEVFDAFASTQARSVIAPADLGADTLADILAGLDLGSAVDASVSNTPTHSASGADNALRNS